DNA sequence from the Anthonomus grandis grandis chromosome 9, icAntGran1.3, whole genome shotgun sequence genome:
GTGGAGAAACATTGAAGAGGTCGATttaacattttgtaaaaaagtaaTTGACAACGCCATTGAATCACTTCATGATACAGAagttgaagaagaagaagaagaagaaggaatgGAACCCATGAAAGAAGACAATGgactaagaatttaatttttaagtttcatttaaaaaacatttgtttttaaattataaacttttacttatttaaaactcCCTAAATCCTACAGATACTGAAACAAAACGTTTAGTTCCATGGTGCGGTAGCAAAACTTGTTATATCcctattatttttgttcataactacttcttttaaacaaaaatttactacttagtaagaaatatttaaataaacagttgtcataaatgtgtattttcattttaaaccagaaaaatttgttcttacaAAAAAACCGAAGTTTTTCTCTTCTCCTGTAAAATTGGTTAGCACGGATCTAAAGAGTTTTGGAATTGGGCGCCTCAAATGTACTGTATTTTTTGTCCATTTACTGCGTTGCATTAGAGTATGTAAATATTCTGTGTGCCATTTAGCCCAAATGCTTTGATGAAGTTGTTGCAATAATTGAGTATAGGGTGGGTTAAAATgccattcaattttttcttcttgtgAGGCGAGATGcataaaagaactaatttcTTTCCATGCAAGTTTTTTCCTTGATCATTATAAATGTGGTTCACCCTACCTCTCCGAGCAATAAAacgatgaaaataaaaaaatgcagcaCTTTAACATTTCTGAAGCAAGCTTTATATGCAGAGCCTTAGTTGCCATACATATAAAAAGACAAACTGGAACCTGGGTCAGCAGGGTTATCCTCTGAAATAACATGATGCCATTTAGAGGGAAAAATTGATTCTTGGATATGAGCAACTCTATTTGCGACAAAGGTTGTCCATTTTCGTGGCTCATTTTTTAGCCAACACAAAACAATTGTTGAATCTGTCCAAGCAAAaatctcattaattttaatttagagaAAACTCCCAAAACATAAGTTACCATTTTTGAGAGTAATACGGCCGCGCATAACTCTATTTTATCTTTCTCCAGTGACAATATCTCTATATTTAGAGATATTGTCACTGGAGACAAAAATCCCAGAGGATCAAATATTCTTGCAAGTTCTGATAATAAGTGTCTCTTAGTGCAAGCTATATCCCTTTGAATGTAAAACCATCAAAGTTGAAATTCCATGAgagttctaaaattttattatataagtagaTTCATCACTTGAGTTAAATGAAAGAGCATCGAATAGCTTGGAACAGGAAGGTAAGTTTGAGAGAAGATCGGGATGGGTACTGGCCCATTTTCGTAATTCAGAACCAGAAGACCTAAGAATTAATATGAGATCGTTTTGCAACTTTAATGCATCTTGCAAAGAGTTTTCTCCTGAGAGAATattgtcaacaaaaatatcatttttcaatACTTTTGAAGCTTTCGGATAGTCTTTACAACCTCCAAAATGGTTCTGATGACTAAATAGGGACTACAACTAACTAACGCCAAaagtaacaatttttaattcaaagtcCTGGATTGGATCATTGGAGGAGAATCGGTGCAATATTCGTTGATAGGGAGTGTGCTTAGGGTTTACTAAAATTTGTCTATGCAACTGCTTTATATCCACAGTAAAGACAATAGAGGGGAATCTAAAATTTAAGAGAATAGtaacaatattttgttgaaGCTTGGGTCCTGcataaagacatttatttaaactttggCCATTTAAATCAGTTGCGCTAACATCAAAAACAACTCCTAACTTGCTAGTAGAGCTATTTGGTTTGAGAACATAATGATGGGGTATATAGTAAAACCATAAGCAAccaatatttttcgaaatatcaATGGGATATATATGTCccaaatcaagatatttaaaaaaaaaatcattatactTATTGTAAAGAGAGTTATTTTTTAAGAGAGAGGGTTCTGCCACCTTAAACGGTAGTTCAACAACATATCTGCCATCATTATTTCTAAAAGTGGTCCTTTCATAAAATGCTTGTCAACCAAAACATCATTTGAAGATCACTTGCAGGAACCTCTTCAATTAATCTTCAATCCATCCAAAATAGGTATCTAGTGCTAAAGGTTTATCGAGTGACATAGAAAGAGAATTTCCACTTAATAAATATCAGCACCTAAGAGCATGTCTATGGGTCGAGattcataaatataatatgtaataatctTGAGGGAGAGAGACAGTAGgataattattacatattttgggaaaaataacaaaatcgaGTCTATAAGAGAAGGTGAGTTTTCCTACTGGCTTACAAGTACATGAGACGCCACCTGTAGCCCGTGAGGGAGTTTGACCGATACCGTTTATATCCAGAGAAAGAGAATACCTTAATagtcctaattttttaaaacatttcgaGGTTATAAAATTACTTTGAGAGGCACTATCTAGAAGAGCTCGAACAGGTTTATATATACCCATTGCATCGCGGACTTCTATAATACCAGTGGCTATTAATACTGTGCTAGAAATATTTGAGACTAGTGAGGCTGTGGTGGCTAAGTTACAATCAACATTTGACGTATTACTTGAGGAGAGAGGAACATGTGTTTGAGATCCAGAATTACTATTAATGACTGGAGGATTGTCCATATGTAAGCGTATGTGATGTTTTTTAGAGCAAATTTGACAGAACGTGTGTTTCGTACCCAAACAATTAGTGCACCATCTCTTTTCTTTTATAAGAGAAAATCTCACCTGGATTTTTTGCACTAAAAATTGAGCAATTATATATGAGGAAAGATCATTGATGAGAATTGATCCTCGAGACATAACTGACAggacattttcttatttattacattGTTCCTGTGATTTGGTTGTGAGGTAACGACAAAACTAGAAGTAGGTTTTGCTTTTTACTgagagatttgttttttttttcattgagtTTAAAGTGCGTCTTTGATTTCTCATACTTCGATCTTTTAACAGAGCTATTAGAGTAAAAAACAGTTTCTAATGCTGaacattgtttatttgttaaaaaattgacaagtaTTTGAAAGTTGTTGTAATTAGTTAATGTAAGTTTTCATCTTTCAGTAATTCTGAACCACATTCTAGTTCAAAACGAGTAGCAGTCGCTTGATCCAATCGATCcattaacatattaaataaaataaaatcccaGAACTTGACAGGGTTGATTAAATAGAAAGCCAATGAGTATGAGCAATCAAACACTTATTATCATACCTAGCTTTTAATGCATTATAGGCAACTATATAATTTTGACTTATCAATGGTGTACATTTaccgagagagagagagagagagaaaaagagaGTTAAAAAACTAACCATATAAttaaacttttcaatattagtGATAGAGTCATTATTGTGAATCAAAAAATGCGTACATATCGATAAAGGTCTGCCATGTTTTTAAATGTCCATCAAATACAGGTACAGAAATTTTaggttttagaaaattttaagtttggcgttattaaattttgattgagtttgaattgaattgaatgaTGAGCTGTAATTGATCTTTCTTTCATTTcaatcatattattttaattttaaaccaagtatgttattttatttcaggaacCTAACGCAAATTCAAACAAATTCATCGCCATTTCTTCCTGTGCATGGGCAAGTCATTTTCTTTCTCTTTGGGGCGGATTCGCATTTGACGACTCCGAGGCCATAGTCAAAAACAAAGATATATTGCCCAGCACTCCAATCGAAAATGTTTTTAGAAATGATTTCTGGGGAACTAACATAGCCTTAAATGTTAGTCATAAAAGCTACAGACCTCTTACAGTATTATCATATAGGTAACACTGCATGACCGATCTTAACAAGCTGTACTCTAAATTATGTTTTCCAGGTTAAATATGTTCTTTTCAAATAGCCGTTTGGACGCTTTTCAGTTTCATACGGCTAACGTTGTGCTGCATGGCATATTATCCATTATGATGGTACCATTTTTTGAATGTTTGCTCAAACGgcgaaaaaaacgaaaatcgtTGTGTCCTTGGGACGATCCTGCATTTACTGCTGCGTTGATGTTTGCTGCACATCCCATTCATTCCGAGGTAAGACAAAAATATAGccataattttaaagaaataaaaaaaaatatcttttaaggcAGTGGCAGCTTTGGTCGGAAGGGCTGATATTTTAAgtgcaatattgtttatttctgttataattttttataaaattccttCGAGTTTTTTTGGCTGGTTTGTTATGGTACTGGTCTTGACTAGTGCAGCAGTTTTGTGCAAAGAAACTGCTATAACCGTATTGGTAAGTCGATTGACTGACTATGTCTCGGCCCctaaaatttctttctattttagGGTGTATGCGTACTATAcgaaatatatttaagaaaaaaacccTCCAAATTATGGGAGGAAGTGTTTACTCAAAAGTTATTGATAAGACTCTGTTCGTTAGTTGTTATAGGCTCTATAATAATGTTTCTTAGgcttaaaataatgaattttgaagGTCCCACTTTCAGCCCTACTGACAACCCAGCAGCTTTTGCCGATAGTTTTTTGACaagggtaaaaaaattaaaaaataatcttgtaGCGATATTAATCTACTACACTTTTTCAGGTCTTGTCTCACAGCTACATTTACCTTATAAACGTAGTTTTGCTCATATGGCCAAATTGGATGTGTTTCGACTGGTCAATGGGTTGTATTCCGTTAATTGAAAGTTATACTGATTTTAGGATATTGTGGGTTATTTGTTTTTGGTTAATTGTTGCTGCTGTtgcctttaaaataattaaagatttatttttgaaagagaAAATGTAAGTTTGAAGATAAGAATAAAAATCTTTTGGTAatcaagaaaaacaatttttagagATGTTTCAGTTATGGGTGTGAGCCTGATAGTAATCCCATTTCTCCCCTCAAGCAACTTATTCCTAAAAGTAGGTTTTGTCGTAGCAGAAAGAACTTTGCTACTACCAAGCGCCGGTTGGTGTTTGCTAGTAGCCGTTGGCCTTGAAAAGCTCAAAAACCGTTACGAAAACATTAAAATCGTAAGCCTATTTTTACAGTCAATTTTACCTCCTAAAATATCAATGTTTTCagatatttacaatattttatataatattaataagcaCGTTTATAACGAGAAGTATTTATAGAAACTATGAGTGGGTCACAGAGGATAGACTTTTTAAATCTGCCTTGAAGGTTTGCCCATTAAACGCGAAAGTACATTATAATATTGCTAAGGTTTGTTCATAGTTTCTACAGCATCAAGTGTTATTTATCAAGAGCTATTTTAGATCGCAGCAGATCAGGGTAACAAAGAAGAAGCTCTTAGAGGATACAAAAAAGCTCTCGAAATGTATCCAAACTATGAACAAGCAATGAACAACTTAGCAAATTTGCTTAGAGAAAGCGGGCAGCTAGAGGAAGCTGAAGCTTTACTTCGAACTGCGGTGCAGGTAAGTTTGtgaaattaaacataattttttaagtttgttagatATAACCGAACGTTTAGGTTAGACCTAACTTCGCTGCAGCCTGGATGAATTTAGGAATAGTCCTAAGTAGCAAAGGCTACTTAGAAGAGGCCGAAAAAGCCTACAAAACCGCCTTGAGGCATAGAATGAGGTACTCAGATGCCCAGTACAATTTGGGCAATTTATATTTGGATTTGGGAAGACATCAGGTAAGTccttcataataatttttttaaatgtttttttttaaattcattttacatatattttactttgcttttacatatataataaactaTCAGCgataatttatacagggtgggaACTGAAACTGGAATAAATCCGCGAGCGCTCTTGGAAAAAGTATTTCTGAAAAACGCAAAAACCCGTCTACTTAGAGTTTTTGcgttctttaaaaatgttttaaaagaaaaattcaacccTCTGAAAGGGTGAAAAATAaccctatttaatttttttaataggacgtacttttctttttgaaattgattAACCATtgactttaaattgaaaaaaagtgtttagagttattaaaaacaaagcaTCCCGACGTTAAATGAGTGTATTTTGAGAAAGTGATCAATCGCTAAAAAAACAACTTGAGTCATCCCACTTGGGGTCAGGTCAGGTcaagattttttaattgttttaagtcGAATGATACCTCTTGTGCCACCTTGTATGAATGATAACTTAAAATGGAGGATTATGGCACTTTTtgtttgtcattaatttattaaaaaaatcaaattgtctTTCTGGTACTGTTACTGTTTAGGTTTCAAAAGATGATGAAAagtaatatatacatttttttttttaaagtatttattacttaataaaacttatttacttCTTGACAAAGCCTTAAACGATCATAAAACTCTGTaaacttctttaaatatttGGCGTAATTAATTGAACTTCATTTAGGATCATTTCTTTTAGTTCTTTAATATTTCTGGGTCTTGTAGCATAGACTTTACCTTTAAGGTAAGCGCAAAGGTAAAAACCTAATGGAGTAAGGTCAGGTGACTGCTAGATATTCAATTGTCCCTCTCCATCTAATTCAcctattacagaaaaaattattaagaaattgtgAAATATAATGATGAGGATGGTGCACTTGCTAAAAGTAGATTCTTTCGTCAAAATTCCCACTTGAGTACAAATTATAGTGTTAATTCTGgtaccaataataataataataataataataaatactttattttcacaattaaggttagatttacaaataattatatcCTAAACATAATTGTACTATTGTGAAAAGACGCGAAGTCCAGATGTAGAAAACCTATAGGTTTATACGAGTATACAAATAGGTTTATCTACCCTGCTCTACTTAACCTTAGATATCCATAGTACCTTAATTCAAGAGAAAAATCCTACAAAACATAACTAAATATATGTTATCAATTATCAATAGggcatacattttaaaatagcaaatagaaaggagacagatttaaaaagtttgaagaaaaaatttttgaagttttattatacgcatattttttttactcaactcTTCTgctggaaataataattaaagattttatgtttaaagattCGTGGTTCCAAAATCTTAAAACAATCGGGATTACAACTCTATTATATAATAGCTC
Encoded proteins:
- the LOC126740339 gene encoding protein O-mannosyl-transferase TMTC4-like, coding for MEPNANSNKFIAISSCAWASHFLSLWGGFAFDDSEAIVKNKDILPSTPIENVFRNDFWGTNIALNVSHKSYRPLTVLSYRLNMFFSNSRLDAFQFHTANVVLHGILSIMMVPFFECLLKRRKKRKSLCPWDDPAFTAALMFAAHPIHSEAVAALVGRADILSAILFISVIIFYKIPSSFFGWFVMVLVLTSAAVLCKETAITVLGVCVLYEIYLRKKPSKLWEEVFTQKLLIRLCSLVVIGSIIMFLRLKIMNFEGPTFSPTDNPAAFADSFLTRVLSHSYIYLINVVLLIWPNWMCFDWSMGCIPLIESYTDFRILWVICFWLIVAAVAFKIIKDLFLKEKIDVSVMGVSLIVIPFLPSSNLFLKVGFVVAERTLLLPSAGWCLLVAVGLEKLKNRYENIKIIFTIFYIILISTFITRSIYRNYEWVTEDRLFKSALKVCPLNAKVHYNIAKIAADQGNKEEALRGYKKALEMYPNYEQAMNNLANLLRESGQLEEAEALLRTAVQVRPNFAAAWMNLGIVLSSKGYLEEAEKAYKTALRHRMRYSDAQYNLGNLYLDLGRHQEALAAWKEAVRLRPTHSAAWGNALALLDSDGRTHEAVELGILALQHVPRAPAIHFALGNVLGKLNRFPEAETHFLQAIKLNENNALYYSNLGVLYHRWEKRNKAEQMYLMALNLDPDLKSAQVNLRKLITSNNSAQLKNHSNNHSKKLST